In the genome of Candidatus Methanoperedens sp., the window GAGAGACAACACTACCGGTGATATCAGCAGCTGATGCTGTACCTATGAAAATGACAAAAACTATAAAAACTGATAATAATTTATTCATTTTTTTCTTTCTCCTGCAAGAACTTTTCATATTCCAGTTCAAATTCCTCGTTCTCATCCAGTCTCTTCTTGCTGATTTTATAGACAACGACCCCTCCTACTATTACGCCAGCAGGCAGGGCAAGCCACACAATCCAGTCAAACCCTTCTTTTGGGGGTGTTGCAAGAACCCCTTTTCCATACTCTACAACAAGATTATCGTATATTTTTTTCTCGGAAAGACCCTGGGCCATCATAGCCCTTACCTCATCTTTTATCTTAAGCGAGCTCGGGCATGTGCAATCGACGACGATCATAGTACAGCCTTCTTTATCCGGGCAGTTTAAGTTTGAGAAAATCTCTTCCTCGGTCACTGCCAGTACCGGCACTGCAAATACAAGAAGAAGGAACCAAATTGAAATCACTTTATATATCATGTAAACTCTCCGTCGTTATTTTTTTAATGTTTTGATTTATATTTATATCATCAGATGTCATTTTTCGCCTTATCGGCACAACTGTTGACAGGCTTATCACTATCCCCAGTATAAGCACATGGAATCCGCCCAGCCACATCAGGAACATCAATGGCATCACTTTGAGCTTAACAGTGGCGCTGTCAGCTGTTATGGCCTGGGCTGAGAAATAAAGGTCATCGATGCCCACTGTGTAAGCCATGGGTTTGACATTGGTGTTTTGTTGCTTTGGATAGTAATACATGAGCGCCGTGGCTTTTGTCAAAATTCTCCCGCCGTTCTTATACACATCAAAATATGCAGCCTGCACCTCCCTGTTGTTTTCTGGATACTGGTCGATATTTGTGAGCTTGAAATCATAATCGCCCACGGTATACGTGCCGCCAATCCTCATGTTAAATGTCTGATCCTGTGCATACACTACCGCACCTGCGGCTGCCACAATTATCATAAGGATTCCAATATGACACATGTAGCCTCCAAAGGTGCGGCGGCTGTTCATGAATGCCCTGTAAATATTCTTTAAAGTTCCTGCATCATCGAGCTTTTTCTGTTTGTTCACGATCCTGGACATATCCAGAAGATGGGTTGATATGACAAGTATAGAGCCTGCAACCGCGACCTGAGCATAGAAATCCCGTATCCCGATGGCAAAAGCAATTATCATTGTAATAACAGCTGCTGCAAGAGGCTTTGTAAAGTTTCGCTCAAGATGGGAAACAGATGCCTTCCTCCATGCTATAAGAGGACATATACCCATCAGGAATAGAAGTGCTATGCCAAGAGGTACATTCACCTGGTTGTAGAAACCCGGGCCAACCATCACTTTATAGCCGCGGAATGCTTCAGACAGGAGAGGATATGAGGTTCCCCACAACACTGATACGGTAGAGGCCATGAATATCCAGTTATTATATAGAAAACTTGCTTCACGGGATACAAGAGATTCCAGGACTTTCTTGCTTTTTATCGTATTGTATTTCCATGCAACGAGAGCCAGGGAGGCTGCAAGTACTACGATCATGTAGTTGATATAATAAGGAGCTGTCACAGACTGCCCGAAAGTATGGACAGAAGCGATTATACCGCTCCGGGTGAGTAGCGTTCCGTATACTGTGAGTTCCCATGTGAAAAGGATGAGAAGGATATTCCAGAACTTCATCCCGCCCTTACGTTCCTGTATCATAGTGCTGTGATAGAATGCAGTCATTGTTAGCCAGGGAAGGAACGAAGCGTTCTCAACAGGATCCCAGCCCCAGAAGCCGCCCCAGTTGAGCACTGTGTATGCCCACCAGCTCCCGAACATGTTGCCAAGAGCCAGTCCGAGCCAGGCCCAGAGCGCCCAGCGGCGTGCGCGATATGTCCATGTATCATCTGAAAGATAGATACCGGCGATCATCAGGGCGAATGGGATCAATACCCCGGCGTAACCCCAGAAAAGTGTTGGAGGATGGAAAAACATTCCGGGATCCTGGAGTATCGGATTTAACCCGTTGCCGTCTACCGGCAAGAAATCAAGCATCCTGAATGGACGGGATACTGTAAGTAACATATAGAAGAAATAAGAGAGAGTAACAAGAATAATGACCATTGCATGTTTCATCAGGTTATCATAGGATTTTCCCCGCACTGCTATCATGGCAATATAGATCGAAATGAGCCAGGCCCAGAGCAATAATGAACCGTCAGCTCCTGCCCAGAAAGCGGATATCGTATATAGCATGGGCAGGTCAAGACTGCTGTACATTGCCACATACTCATACTGGAAGTTGCGGTTAATAAATAGATTAAAAAGCCAGATGGAAGCAATAGTGGTCAGCACAGCGACACCGATTATAGCGATCCTGCCGCTGTCGATAAGTTCGTTTTTCTTTTTCCATATCCCGATTATATGCGCAGCGAGTGCATATACGGTCAATAACAGTGCGATAATTAATGTTGTTTCACCTAATTCCATTTTTTTTCTCCTTTCTATGTTTCGTTATGATCTCCGTGATCAAGATCACCGCCATATTTAGAGGGACATTTTGTAACAACCTGGGTTGCCTCGAAAGTACCATTTATGAAAATCCCGGTAACAACTGCCGGGATCCCTTCTTTATAATTTCCCGGCATTCCCTGGTTTGATACGACAGTGATTGAAGAGTTTTTATCCCCAAGTTTAAATGTCAGTAAGGCTTTTTCCGGCACCCAGACCGTCGAGCCTTTAAGTATAGTGCCATTAACATTTACGATTTTACCGTCCAATGTATCAGCTTTCTGAACAAATTCATCCACTTCATAGTAAAATGAGAGCGCGTTACTGAAACTTTGCACTCCAAGAAATAATATAAGTATAACTACTATCCCGACACCGAGCATGTTTCTTTGTTTTCTGTTCATATCTTTCATCTCATTTACTCATAATCCTCTACTTTACAATGGGTGTAAAGTATATTTATACTTTACGGTGGGTGTAAAGAGGTGGTTGTGACCGGTGGTTTGGAAAAAAAAGAGTTCGATAGGAGTTTTTTTTTCCGGTCACTAAGTTACTAATAGAATTTGCTTTTTAATGTGGGTTGTGGTTTAAAAATACAAATAAAAGTATTGTTTTCTTTAAAAGTTCGAAATATGTTTTCTTACTCGATGTTTTTCGGACGATAAAAAATTTTAAATATAAATAAAAAGGGTTTACAGCATAGCCTTCGTTGCTACTGCGCTAGAACCCATCATTGAACCCATGTCAGAATCCCCGTCTCCACAATAATCAGCTTCTGCTATTTCAGTACTCTCTTCTGTATTGCCGTTGTTCATCATTGAACTTTCGCTCGTAGCATTCATCATGTTTTCGTGCGTTTCCGACTGCATCATCTGCTCAGGACAGTTTTTTGACATATTCTCCATCATCTCTGGAGTACATTCATGATTTTCCATGTCCTTTGTTTTCTGATCGCTCGTATTCTGCGCCATTGCGACAGACATTGCGCCGACTGACAGTAAGATTCCGAGAATTCCAATCACTAACATAGTCTTCTTTTTCATATTTTTCACCTCTTTGAAAAGTATCAGTATTTCCCTGAATCGAGTTTGCACTATACCAAATTTACTTCTAGATATTTCGGCAGCATTAGCCACCGCATTGCTGTTGAGGAGATTTTCTTTTGTTATCTATATCAGACGCATATTCTTCGGCATGTTTATCTGAGCAAAAATGCTTCCCAAAACGCTGAGGTGCCGTCTTCTTGTCAACCTTTATGCCGCATTTTTCACAATATTTGTCAAAAAAGCCCAATTTTTCACTTCTCCTTATGAATCTTTATGCGCGTTATATGTTATGCTATCTTAATGTTATTTTGCTTTAAATTAGTAAGATTTTCGATTGAATTGCTTTAAATTTTTAAGGCAAAACTTATTAATACAACTAATTCGGTATACCATAACTATACTTTAGGTAATCCTAATAGAAGGTAATAGGATGATAGAATCATTTGTGATAACTTTAAGGGAAGGAACAGAGGCAGCACTAATAATTGGCATTTTGGCTGCTTATCTTGGAAAAATAGGCAGGAAAGATCTTTACAGATACCTGTATATCGGCACAGCCGCAGCAGTTGCAGCAAGTATCCTTGTGGCATTGATTTTTGGAGAGCTGTATAAGGTATCGGGAGTGGCTTTCGAGGGTATTGCCGCACTTTCTGCTGTTGCTGTTTTAACCTACATGATATTCTGGATGTCCAGGCATTCCAGAGAAATCAAAGGGGAGCTTCATGAGAAAGTTGAGAGTATTATATCTTCAAGGCGAGTTTTCGGAATAGCCGGATTAGCATTCCTGTCTGTTTTCAGGGAGGGTGTGGAGACTGTTCTTTTTCTTGGAGGAACACTGGCAGCATCCTCTTTGAACAGTGTTTTAACAGGAACGCTGCTTGGCATAGCTACTACTGCATTTTTCACAGGGTTAATGTTCAAAGGCATGTACACGCTCGATCTCAGAAAATTCTTCAAATACACTGGATTTATTTTGATCGTTTTCGCTGCTGGATTAACAGGACAAGCGACCCGCGCATTGCAGGCGGCAGGTCTTCTTCCAGGCACCATTGCAGCCTGGGATACAAGTCAGGTTATAAGCGAAAACAGCGTATTGGGCAGTTTGTTTTCTGCCCTTTTTGGTTACAGCAGCCAGCCTTCTGTTTTGCAGGTTATGTTCTATCTTACTTACCTGGCGCTCATAGGATACCTGTCGATTGATTTCACAGGATACATTAAAGAAAAAGATTATGCAGACCCTTTCAGCCCTCTGAAAAGCCAGCACTGGTTTTATGGTTTTGTGCAAAGCCGGTGGGTGCCCAATATCATGCTGATCCTCACGGGGATATTTTTCGCTTTCCTGCTGGTAGCAGGCTATTTCGGCATTGGCATCGGTCCTTTTCAGGGAGGATACCTGAGGCTAGGACAGTTCTATTTGAAAGGAGCTGATAACAATCTCTGGAATTTTGTTATCTGGATAATCTGGCTGCCGTTGGTTTCTGTATCCGCGGTGTTTTTGGGACGTTTCTGGTGCGGCAACCTCTGCCCATTGAGAGGTATTGCGGATGCTACCCGCTTTGTATCGGATAAACTTCTTGGAAAAGCATCCAATGCACCATACATAAGAGCCGGCTGGATACTGCCAGTTTCTTTTGTCGCTATCACAATTATTATAAAGTCCAGTCCGTTCCAATCTGTGGCGCGCCTCGGAACCACGCTGTTTATTTCGATATTCCTGCTGGCAGTGGCAGTTAGCTTTCTCTTTAGAAAGGGCGCATGGTGCAGGTATCTGTGCCCTATCGGAGGCTGGCTTGCAAGAATCGCCAGACTGAGCATATTAGGGATACGCCCCAGGCACATTATTTGCGAAAATTGCAGTACAAAAGAATGCCTTACAGGTACAAGGAGAGCAGGAACATGCCCCATGTTCCTAAATCCTAACCAGCTTGATTCCAATAGATACTGCCTGCAATGCTGGAACTGTGTTAAGAACTGCCCTCGTGACGGCATGCATATCGGACTTCGCGTACCTGGCGCTGAGGTGCTTAAACCTTACTCCCCTGATATATGGGAATCGATATTCATCGCAG includes:
- a CDS encoding cytochrome c maturation protein CcmE, with translation MKDMNRKQRNMLGVGIVVILILFLGVQSFSNALSFYYEVDEFVQKADTLDGKIVNVNGTILKGSTVWVPEKALLTFKLGDKNSSITVVSNQGMPGNYKEGIPAVVTGIFINGTFEATQVVTKCPSKYGGDLDHGDHNET
- a CDS encoding heme lyase CcmF/NrfE family subunit: MELGETTLIIALLLTVYALAAHIIGIWKKKNELIDSGRIAIIGVAVLTTIASIWLFNLFINRNFQYEYVAMYSSLDLPMLYTISAFWAGADGSLLLWAWLISIYIAMIAVRGKSYDNLMKHAMVIILVTLSYFFYMLLTVSRPFRMLDFLPVDGNGLNPILQDPGMFFHPPTLFWGYAGVLIPFALMIAGIYLSDDTWTYRARRWALWAWLGLALGNMFGSWWAYTVLNWGGFWGWDPVENASFLPWLTMTAFYHSTMIQERKGGMKFWNILLILFTWELTVYGTLLTRSGIIASVHTFGQSVTAPYYINYMIVVLAASLALVAWKYNTIKSKKVLESLVSREASFLYNNWIFMASTVSVLWGTSYPLLSEAFRGYKVMVGPGFYNQVNVPLGIALLFLMGICPLIAWRKASVSHLERNFTKPLAAAVITMIIAFAIGIRDFYAQVAVAGSILVISTHLLDMSRIVNKQKKLDDAGTLKNIYRAFMNSRRTFGGYMCHIGILMIIVAAAGAVVYAQDQTFNMRIGGTYTVGDYDFKLTNIDQYPENNREVQAAYFDVYKNGGRILTKATALMYYYPKQQNTNVKPMAYTVGIDDLYFSAQAITADSATVKLKVMPLMFLMWLGGFHVLILGIVISLSTVVPIRRKMTSDDININQNIKKITTESLHDI
- a CDS encoding 4Fe-4S binding protein; this encodes MIESFVITLREGTEAALIIGILAAYLGKIGRKDLYRYLYIGTAAAVAASILVALIFGELYKVSGVAFEGIAALSAVAVLTYMIFWMSRHSREIKGELHEKVESIISSRRVFGIAGLAFLSVFREGVETVLFLGGTLAASSLNSVLTGTLLGIATTAFFTGLMFKGMYTLDLRKFFKYTGFILIVFAAGLTGQATRALQAAGLLPGTIAAWDTSQVISENSVLGSLFSALFGYSSQPSVLQVMFYLTYLALIGYLSIDFTGYIKEKDYADPFSPLKSQHWFYGFVQSRWVPNIMLILTGIFFAFLLVAGYFGIGIGPFQGGYLRLGQFYLKGADNNLWNFVIWIIWLPLVSVSAVFLGRFWCGNLCPLRGIADATRFVSDKLLGKASNAPYIRAGWILPVSFVAITIIIKSSPFQSVARLGTTLFISIFLLAVAVSFLFRKGAWCRYLCPIGGWLARIARLSILGIRPRHIICENCSTKECLTGTRRAGTCPMFLNPNQLDSNRYCLQCWNCVKNCPRDGMHIGLRVPGAEVLKPYSPDIWESIFIAGLIGMYMAFIRWEVVLPELPFPFFALGSMILTASLYLIVCTIASALSGIKYKEAITNFGYIFLPLEVGTAIIAMGDDSLEFFNILVPASIILLGSTFIWSMILGASITKNHAGKKAVFAFVPVAFALTGILLLWLSWFASGNVIDLT